DNA sequence from the Phaenicophaeus curvirostris isolate KB17595 chromosome 22, BPBGC_Pcur_1.0, whole genome shotgun sequence genome:
AGACCAATGATTAAGTTAATTTCTGGCCTCTATGGCAAAGACAAGTCTAACTTATTTCTTCTTGACAGGAGACAACAGCCCATGTGAGAGCATCAAGGATAAAGACTGCAAATGCCGTCAGGGCTACAGCTGCAGCAGTAGCTCGTGTCACTCCTGCAGCAAACTGCCTGAATGCGGAGAGGGCGAAGAGCTGGTTATGCTTGGTAACTAAAGCAACACAAATTACACTAAATAGCAAAGTTCAGTATAAATGGTTGGCTGAGCAGCAGACTGTTCCCTTCACTTACTATAACCTTCTCTCAGGAAGGCTCATGATGCAGAGAGAAATGGCATTTATACTGTGGTCTTTGTGACCCTATTTTATAATTCTTCTCTTCCTAAATTTGAGACGTTCAGGCTCCGATTTGCAGTATTGCTGGTCTTCCAAGGTGCTAGAACTGCCAATAGAAGACTGTTTCACACAGTCTTATCTCTTAACTTTATCAGACTATTCCGTACCCCTTCTGTAAGGGATCCACCTATACATTTCCCCAAATGCCACAGTGGCAAGAACTGCTTAGATTCTTCTCCACAGGGGTGATTCATGATGCAGAGAGAGTGTCGAGGGAGTGCATTCTACTCTAGTCTGTTGTATCCCCATCTTTCAGTAAAGGCACTGATGGCTAATAATTCATGTTCTCTTTTCTTGTAGGCGATTTCGACTTCACGTTCAAATGTAAACCATGCAAAATAGGAACCTATTCCAATGTTAAGAATGGCTGGTGCCGTAACTGGACTGAGTATGTATTCATTGATACATTAAACAtatcttcctaagatctcacctcaatcttccctctttcagcttaaatgatTAAATTATGaggtttttttaacatttagCAATATGTgatatttctctctcctttgttttcataaaCTGTCAGTCTCAAAGCAGAACTTAAGACAAACTGCTGCGTATCCTGCCTGCTTCCAAGTCCAGCTCAAACTGATGCAAAATTAGTCCAAACATGGACATCACTTAAAACAGAGAGACTTAAAAAATTGTGCATATAAACAATTGTGATGTGGTCTTATCTTGCTGGGGAACAGCCCTAATTTTACCTGCACTCctataaaaagcaaaagatgGAGGCAAGTTGTGGAAAgagtggagaaaaagaagaaagagaggcaAGAAAAATGCTGGAGAGGAATGAAGGGAAATGTGGGGACATTCTAAATGTgactctctttcttcctttagttGTGAAAGTTCTGGGTTTCAAACAATCAAGCAAGGCAACAGGACACACAACACAATGTGTGGTTTCTCTACTAAAGATCTGGAGCAAGGTACTTtctcaaaattatttgtttctttgagCCTGTaacttctctgcacttcttcagCTGGTGGCTTGTGGCTTAGCTATTATCTGGAACTTGTTATTGTGAAAATAGGCTTTGgaaattttgtgtttcttgCAGTATTAATATTGGTAGAATTGTTGACCTGGGCAGTGGTTCCATTATTAAAGCAGTGTCAGTAATACAGGCAGGGAAAAGCTCAACAATTATCCTTAAATAGAGCAAACTTATTTGGCAAATTGTCAGAGATTTCTAGTGAACAGCTCTTGCTGTTTTCATAGattcatggaaaggtttgggtgggaagggacctgaaaATCTATACAGTTCCactcccctgtcatgggcagggacccctcccactggatcaggttgctcagagctggATTTGCTTAAGAAGGCAGTAGTTTAATCATCCAGTTCCTTTGCAAGTCTTGGTTGAGTCCATGACATCCAGAAATGAAATCTCGCATCTTACCATGGATCAAATTAAACAGGAATAAGTGGTCCAGGCTTTGCAGGTACTAAGCATCTTGAAGACAGCAAGCTGCACTGCTTCTGTGTTTTCCCCAGCCCTTGTCCCCACCATGAATTGGTGGCTTTCAGGTCTGGGTCCTCCATTCAGAGAAACTGGTAGTTCTGCTGAGACAGATTGCAAAAAGGGGCTACTGTTTACCTCCATGAGGCTGAGACAAGTGTAAAATTTTGGCTTGCTCTAGTGCTATTTGGGGAAAGATTAAAGCCAGATCTGCTCAATAAGCAAACCACAAAGCAGACTAGAAAGAAATGCTGATAGCTGCAAGAGAGAACGTCATTGAACAATGAAGAGATGAGGGatgtgggggttttgtgtgAATGCCTCTTACCACAGACCCACCTATTGCACTCTTGACTTAGAGGATCTCAGTTTCATTGCTAATACCTGCACTGTTTTTATTCCCTGGAAGATTATTTTCCACCAAAAGAGGAAATGAATCTATAAATTTCCCTGAGAGAACTGCCTTTCTTTTAACAGTAGTCTGGGCATGTGATTTCTTAATCCCTGTTAAATATATCTAATTGCAGCTGATATTACACATGACTCTCTCTACACCACCATCCTGGCCATCCTTACTGCAGTGGCTGTGTTTGTTCTCATCTTGCTGACCTTCTTCTTGCATTTCTGCATATGGtcactgaagaaagaaaagtaccACGCAGCTAACGGTAAGTACGCCCTTTGTGGAACTTTTCAGTGGAGACCAACGTGTCCAGAGTCAGAATGGTATAAATTAAGTTGAATAAGTACAGTAAACATGGATTTACTGTGTGATTTTTGAACGGGTTATCTGTcgtagaatgggttgggttggaagggacctcaaagcccatccagttccaccttcctaccatgggcagggacatctcccactggattaggttgctcaaagtctcaaaCAGCCttgtctggagcacctccagggatggggcatctatgatttctctgggcaacctgggccagggcctccccaccctcatttaCTTCCACTGAGATGCAGAGCATCACCTGCATCTTTGCCTCAGAGGGAGGCTGCGTGGGAAAGGTAATGGGCAGATAACAAACATGTATGAAGACCTCTTGTATCTGCAGTGCTTTTGCTTATTCTCACTGCAGATCTGGAACATAACTTCCGTAGGCTGCCGGAGGCTCCACAACTGTCGCACCACAGAGAGGAGACTTACAGCTGCCAGTTTCCAGAAGAAGAACACGGAGACAAAACACCAGAAGAAAAGATGTGCTATTTCTACCCTCAGAGTCCACAGTGAAAGCAGATGAATTGCAATGTGTTGTGAGGactgggagctgagctcagactttttaaaaaagaaaaaaatagggagAGGCTGGGTGCGTAAAGCATCGTTCCATACACAGCGATAAGGAAGGGGCTTGGGGGGAGTTTCACTTTGTCTCTTCTCAACACAACCTCGCGTTTACAATCAAGAGAAACTGCGCAGTCAGACAGACACTCAGTTCAGCTGCACTGCAAGTTTCTTGGGT
Encoded proteins:
- the TNFRSF18 gene encoding tumor necrosis factor receptor superfamily member 18 — protein: MTDQTGEVGRLRIRACLLLVVFLWQWAQQALAIPCERGELRIIGKGKEKCCPKCFSSAGDNSPCESIKDKDCKCRQGYSCSSSSCHSCSKLPECGEGEELVMLGDFDFTFKCKPCKIGTYSNVKNGWCRNWTDCESSGFQTIKQGNRTHNTMCGFSTKDLEQADITHDSLYTTILAILTAVAVFVLILLTFFLHFCIWSLKKEKYHAANDLEHNFRRLPEAPQLSHHREETYSCQFPEEEHGDKTPEEKMCYFYPQSPQ